Proteins encoded in a region of the Rutidosis leptorrhynchoides isolate AG116_Rl617_1_P2 chromosome 9, CSIRO_AGI_Rlap_v1, whole genome shotgun sequence genome:
- the LOC139868035 gene encoding uncharacterized protein encodes MAKFSPNTTESNQQTLFPHRTYCFCIPYKWRKLPTSEQDEEQHESNQTLWSRGIQAIKKIREWSEIVAGPKWKTFIRRFNRGKTFARQSCKYQYDPLSYALNFDQGPLQIGDSDMENEYLVRKFSSRYALPVSTIPVTGKMVIDSVHEDGTGPSFV; translated from the coding sequence ATGGCTAAATTTTCTCCTAACACAACTGAATCCAACCAACAAACACTCTTCCCTCATCGAACCTACTGTTTCTGCATACCTTACAAATGGCGTAAACTACCGACTTCAGAACAAGACGAAGAACAACACGAATCAAATCAAACTCTTTGGTCACGAGGAATCCAAGCTATAAAGAAGATTCGCGAATGGTCAGAAATCGTAGCTGGCCCAAAATGGAAAACTTTTATACGACGATTTAATCGCGGTAAAACATTTGCAAGACAGTCTTGTAAATATCAGTATGATCCGTTAAGTTACGCGCTTAATTTTGATCAAGGACCGTTACAAATTGGTGATTCGGATATGGAGAATGAGTATTTAGTACGTAAATTTTCGTCGCGATATGCGTTACCTGTGTCTACGATTCCGGTTACTGGGAAAATGGTGATTGATAGTGTTCATGAAGATGGAACTGGACCAAGTTTTGTGTGA